One window from the genome of Amaranthus tricolor cultivar Red isolate AtriRed21 chromosome 9, ASM2621246v1, whole genome shotgun sequence encodes:
- the LOC130824626 gene encoding protein phosphatase 1 regulatory inhibitor subunit PPP1R7 homolog, whose amino-acid sequence MDSSYDKQHLANSINESDETITSLDLTSYQLHDLDSIDLPPSLVELDLTCNRLSQVDPRITLLSNLKKLSLRQNLFDDAGIECLSHSHAISCLEELVLRDNKLMKIPDVSIFKNLLVFDVSFNEIPSLNGLSKVSNTLKELYVSKNEVTKIEEIEHLHGLQILELGSNRLRVMENLETLIDLQELWLGRNRIKFINLCGLKRIKKLSLQSNRLTSMKGLEECVALEELYLSHNGISKMEGLSTLFNLRVLDVASNKLTAIEDIEKLTRLEDLWLNDNQIVSLEGLLETVLGSRETMTTVYLEHNPCANSPNYTATLREVFPNIQQIDAQIFA is encoded by the exons ATGGATTCCTCCTACGATAAACAACACCTAGCAAATTCCATCAACGAGTCAGATGAGACGATCACCTCTCTAGATCTAACGAGTTACCAGCTTCACGACCTTGACTCGATCGATTTGCCTCCTAGTCTTGTCGAGTTAGACTTGACTTGTAATCGTCTTTCTCAAGTGGATCCTCGGATTACTCTTCTTTCAAATCTTAAAAAGCTTTCTCTTCGGCAAAATCTCTTTGATGATGCTGGCATTGAATGCCTCTCTCATTCTCATGCAATTTCTTGTCTCGAG GAGCTGGTACTTAGAGACAACAAACTTATGAAGATACCTGATGTCAGCATATTCAAGAATCTTTTGGTGTTTGATGTATCATTCAATGAGATACCTTCTTTAAATGGATTGTCAAAGGTCTCTAACACTCTTAAAGAACTTTATGTATCCAAAAATGAAGTGACCAAGATAGAAGAAATTGAGCATCTTCATGGGTTGCAAATTCTTGAACTTGGCTCCAATAGATTGCGG GTAATGGAGAACCTGGAAACTTTAATAGACTTACAAGAGTTGTGGCTTGGTCGAAATCGAATTAAGTTTATTAACTTATGTGGGTTGAAACGCATTAAAAAACTTAGTTTGCAGAGCAATCGCTTGACATCTATGAAAGGACTTGAG GAATGTGTTGCGCTTGAAGAATTGTACTTGAGCCATAATGGTATATCTAAAATGGAAGGGTTATCAACTTTGTTCAATCTCCGTGTTTTGGATGTTGCATCAAATAAGTTAACTGCAATAGAAGATATTGAAAAGCTGACAAG gttGGAAGACCTATGGCTTAATGATAACCAGATTGTCTCTCTGGAGGGTCTGTTAGAGACAGTTTTGGGATCAAGGGAGACAATGACCACCGTCTATCTTGAGCATAACCCATGT GCAAACTCTCCTAACTACACAGCCACTTTGAGAGAGGTCTTCCCCAATATCCAGCAGATTGACGCTCAAATTTTTGCTTAG